Genomic DNA from Solanum pennellii chromosome 3, SPENNV200:
TTCCACAAtttaagatatatgtttttcaaattgctcttctttttcttttttttcacttttatattttatttggatCTCCTTATATTTAAAGCAGACGAGAGTcttaatttaattgataaaattatcttCGTGTTATTAAAAAGTCTCTTGTGATTCAATATTTTTACGAATCCTATATGCAATATAAATTTAATGCATCAGACTATTCTTTTTACTCTccaatgaaataaaaaagaaaacaacattTTCCACTTGATTCAACATTTCAATTCTAATAATTTTCTTCTCACGAAGCCCCTTAATTATTACTACttcattttcaattaaaaaatccCTCTATTAATTTAGAAGATCTATTTTTCCAATATCATCTTTACTACTCCAAGAAGGTACATAATtactctttttcaaaaaaaaaaaaagaaaagataaaaggtAATTTTGTTAAGTAGTCGCTATGATTAATGGTATTAAActgttttttcaatttgatgTGTCAAACTATATAGGGAAAAAGACAGTGGAACAAGATCTCTGTTGGTATCtatctatttctttttcttaattatttaaatggaaATGAGACCTGGCCGACCATGTCTCATTGTCACGGTATACACTCACGTGCTTTCTCTCACTTTgtgttgaaataaaaaataaaataaattacttataaagTAATAAGAATCAATTTTTTAGTTGATGTTCAACActataaagattaaaaaatattttcatatatttgatcattatatttaaaaaatttatctattaagttctttgttaaattaaaatagatcaCTTAATTGAAAACGTTAGAATGTAATATCAAAGCaagtttttaaaaagaaaagaagaaagaaagtgGTATAACTCACAGCTTGTGTCATAAAAAAGAAACGCGTCGATAAATTTCAATGTAATGCTGACTTCTCCTATTCTTTGTAATGTAATGTAATGTTTgtttgaaataaagaaaatgcaaaGGCATTATGGTTTCCACATAATTCAACACCAAAATGCTAATATAGAAATGAAAGGCTGTAAAATACCAAGCCCCCACTGTCGCAAATCTCAAGAATTCATTTTGTAAAAAAGAATTCCAAATAAGTTAAAacttgtaataattttttttaaaaaaaaaaagaaagaacttCATCTGTATAgctaattaatcaaaatatattttaaaatgttattacaAATTCTAATAGTTTGAATTATATAAGATATGAGTTGGTCCAACCCCAATATATCCATCCACTCATTTTGTGCAGCTCAGTTTCGTGTGTACTAAAGCTACCACACTTGCCTCTCTTTCACTCTGAAATTATTTCTGCACCTCTTTCATGGCGATTTTTTCATTTCTCTTGTTTTGTCTTTCGTTTTTAGTATTCAATGGCTCAGTTTCATCAACTGCAAATGACCTAATTAGAACTTTCATAGTTCACGTCCAACATGATGCTAAACCTTCTATATTTCCGACCCATGAGAACTGGTACGAGTCCACTCTAACATCTCTTACTGCGGATACCCAATCGTTGGAAATTGGTGCTAATCGCATTATTCACACTTATAGTAATGTATTTCATGGGTTTTCTGTTAAATTGTCGACTTTGGATGCTCAGAAGCTTGAGGATTTTGATGGGGTTTTGGGTGTGATTCCTGAACAAGTTAGGCATATTCAAACAACGAGATCCCCTGAATTTCTTGGATTGACTAGTGCTGACAGTGCTGGGTTGCTCAAGGAATCAGATTATGGGTCCGACCTTGTTATTGGAGTAATTGATACTGGGATCTGGCCTGAGAGGAAGAGCTTCCATGATCGTGATCTTGGTCCAGTTCCCGCAAAGTGGAAAGGGGAGTGTGTGGCTGGCAGAGACTTTTCGGCGACTTCATGCAATCGGAAATTGATTGGAGCGAGATATTTTTCCAGTGGATATGAGGCTACAAATGGGAAAATGAATGAAACCATAGAGTTTCGATCCCCCAGAGATTCGGATGGTCATGGAACTCATACAGCTTCAATTGCGGTAGGGAGGTACGTATTTCCAGCCTCTACTCTTGGTTACGCTCGTGGTGTTGCTGCTGGGATGGCTCCAAAGGCTCGTCTAGCTGCTTACAAAGCTTGCTGGTCTTCAGGCTGCTACGACGCTGACATCCTGGCTGCATTTGACGCCGCCGTTGCTGATGGTGTCCATGTCATCTCCCTGAGCGTTGGCGGAGTTGTTGTTCCCTATAACCTCGACGCAATCGCCATTGCCTCCTTTGCTGCAACCGATGCCGGAATCTTCGTCTCTGCTTCTGCCGGAAACGGCGGACCAGGAGGCCTTACAGTAACCAATGTCGCTCCTTGGGTTACCAATGTTGGTGCCGGAACAATTGACCGAGATTTCCCTGCAGATGTCAAACTTGGAAATGGTAGGATAGTTCCTGGAGTGAGCATATATGGTGGCCCGGCGTTAACTCCGAACCGACTTTACCCCTTAATTTACGCCGGAAGTGAAGGTAGTGATGGGTATTCGTCTTCACTGTGTTTAGAAGGTTCATTAAACCCAAATTATGTACAGGGAAAAATCGTATTGTGTGACAGAGGCGTCAATTCAAGAGCTGCAAAAGGCTTAGTGGTGAAGAAAGCTGGTGGAATGGGGATGATAATAGCCAATGGAGTATTCGATGGTGAAGGTTTAGTAGTTGATTGCCACGTGTTACCTGCGACGGCAGTTGGGGCTTCTGCTGGTGATGAGATAAGGAAGTACATATCGGTAGCATCAAAGTCCAAGTCACCGCCAACGGCAACCATTTTATTCAGAGGTACTCTTCTAAATGTGCGGCCAGCACCAGTAGTGGCATCATTTTCAGCCCGAGGCCCCAACCCAGAGTCACCCGAAATTCTGAAGCCCGATGTGATTGCACCTGGAGTGAACATCCTTGCAGCTTGGCCTGATGGTGTTGGACCCAGCGGGCTTCCATGGGATACGCGTAGAACGGAGTTCAACATTTTATCAGGAACCTCCATGGCTTGCCCACATGTTTCTGGACTAGGAGCATTGTTGAAAGCAGCCCATCCGGGATGGAGCCCAGCAGCTATAAGATCAGCATTGATGACAACTGCCTATACAGTGGATAATAGGGGACAAATTATGATGGATGAATCAACTGGAAATTCGTCTACTGTGATGGATTTTGGGGCAGGACATGTGCACCCTCAGAAGGCAATGGACCCTGGTTTGATTTACGACCTAACTTCCTATGACTACGTCGATTTCCTCTGCAATTCCAATTACACAACCAAGAATATTCAAGTGGTTACAAGGAAGTATTCAGATTGTAGCAAGGCAAAAAGAGCAGGGCATGTGGGGAATTTGAATTACCCTTCACTTTCAGCTGTGTTCCAACAACACGGAAAGCACAAGTTGTCCACACATTTCATTAGGACTGTGACAAACGTCGGAGATCCCAATTCAGTGTACCACGTGATCGTGAAACCACCTAGGGATATGGTGGTGACAGTGGAGCCAGAGAAGCTGACATTTAGAAGAGTTGGACAGAAGCTTAATTTTCTGGTGAGAGTACAAGCAGAGGCACTAAAGCTATCACCTGGGAACTCCATAGTGAAAAGTGGCTCAATAGTTTGGTCAGATGGGAAGCATGAAGTGACAAGTCCAATAGTTGTAACAATGCAGGAGCCTCTTTGATGCTTGGGGATTAAGTGCTACCAATCTGGATAACAATATATGGATCTCTGTTGATAAGCAACtacaatatttaatatgtatgtTGACAAGGAAGAGTTGGGAGTTGGTTGTTTGCTTTCAGCCATGAATTTTTCTCTGAGTTTGTCTAGAGTTTTGATGAAGCACATATCatatcttatgtttggtttCTTTATAGCAATGTAATGCTTTGTACATATGTTGGATGCTGTATTATGTTGAGGGTGAGAGTTGAattatagcatatatatataaaattggaGCTATGTTCTTCTTGCTTCATAATATAGGTTTCGGGTTTGAACCTTCCCATCCtggtagagagagaaagaggggACACAAAAGATCGAGAGAACTAGACGGAGTACATTATTATTAGGACCATCATGTGCACGCCATTATTTACGTTTAACTACTTATTTATTTACGTTTAACTACTTATTGAGACATATTTTTGTGGATGACCCTTGAATAATAGCAATGTGAATTAAAATTCTAGTTTGTTAGAAGATAGTACTCAAAAAAGAATAGGCAGGAAAGAAAGTGATTCATTTTGACTGCTTTTTTTGGGTGCATGGAATAGATTGAGAGTATAAAGAGATTTTGGTCAATGCAAAGTTGGGTTAGGTGTGATGTGTGAGTGCTTTTGCACTGTTgcaaagtaaaaaataaagagttatatataagaagaaaacaaaGATATTGGCATGGGCAAAATAGGACAATGGTtaggacaaaaaaaataatcatgtgCTACCTTGGCAAAACTCTACCAATTATGTTCAAAAGCGACAAAACAATATTCATTAGAGTGGTCATTTTGATGTTCTTCCATTTCTAAGGGACCactcaaaattattaaaaggtAGGATTGATGATGGAATTAACCATtccatataataaataatttcatagaatattattgtttttaatctTGTTTGTTCCATTTCACCAAACAAATGGGTTATTAATCCATCTATAATAGCACCTCTTAAATCAATTAGATGCTTCTTTTGGGACAATCATTCATAATAATTTGTTTAGGTGAGTTGGTGTTGATATTGTCATAGGTAGGCCATTCATTATATATGCCGACAAGTCAGAAATGAGAAACTTTAAAATGAAACCAGCTCGTCCAGATACAataacatttttgaagaatcgTGTAAATTGTTAAAGTAGGAATTTGTATGCAACAGGCCTAACTTCAGCAAATAAATCTAAAAGGCCACAGCTGTGAACTACCAGTCCAATTGGAGTAGGCCGATTATTCTCTATATTTAGGCCCACATGAATAACTAACATGGGAAGCACGACTAAATCCCTTATGGCCCAAGCCCACAGAAAATTTGGCCttaaatttcaatatataatGTTACTCATTAATCTCTCCCCATGATAAATTGATAATTACAGAATTTTTTGTTAGTGTCACAAATATTTAGTAAATAATTGAAGTGTGAAATCTATAAGTTGCTACAAAGTTACATCATACCctaatataaatcaattaaatatgagacatgaatttaattttatcagaaaaaaaaaataagaaccaAATCTAAATAAAGATTTAAAAATGTCAAGTCCTTAAACTTATGACATGTCAAAAACTAAAATCAgaattatcatgttcatatggaCAAACAAATTATTGTAAGTGCTCCACGAAGAGTATAAAAGAACAGTAATGAGAttcccaaatattttaataGGTAAATATCGCCACTATATATCTTTATGAAATcgaaatattattatatgattgtaCTAGGGCAACAACTTGAtgtttcttccttcttttttatCTTGGAGGGGGTCAAAGGAGAAAAAAACATAATGTGAGAGGTACACTGCGAAATTAGTGGCAATCACTTTCACTTTATTTCttcaaaaacttttaaaataaacattgCATCTACGCTATAAGATTTGTGTTGagaatcaaaaataaatattgtatctACATTGTGTAAGATTCACGTTATGTTGGgttgaaagtgaaaaaatatttttaaatatattccATTGGACAAGTGGTGCGTTAGAGAAATTGATCATCTACCCAACAAGAAAAGTTTAGCTAATTTCCCAACTTGCACCATTAACAACTAATTAATTCTTAAATTTCACTTAtccaaataataatatatatatatgcatgataTGCTTCTAATCATAGGGTTGACAATAAGACAGGATAGACGAGGGTTAAAATCTTAGCGGATTAAAATAGCCCAATTtacatttatcaaattaaattcaaattttcaaaattaaatctcCATAATCAGACTATTAAAGTTCTCTCTCATAAAAAtattgtgtgtatatataaagaaatcacTTTATCCACTTGTCTTTTAACCTTATTGCCATTAATTTGACcttgttaattttatttcagATATATGTCCAATATAGTCCTGCTACTTCATTTATTATTGGTCCTTTGAACATTTCATCAGTGCATGTGTATTTTAGTTTAGAGGTAAAAATTTTTGTTGGGTTAAGAGGACAATATAAATTGGGGCTATTATTTCActccaaaaattaataaatattgttaGGGGAAAATCTACGTCACTGCCTGCCTGTCTGCCCTATCCACTCTGCTTTCTCCTTCCACTTAGGGACACAtgcatatttattaaaatacgGACAATCACtttgataataataatgtttaCTAAATTTTAATACTCGTAGATAGTggtcaataacaataataataataagtaatatattCGGTGGAatctaatatatttatttttctacctCATAAGACTAGGAATGATGTTTTCGAAGAAAAAACTATGAAGTTGTACCCAAtattaagataaaaaataacACTTTATGATacacttttcatattctaaaatttaattaaatttattttcagttataaattttttatacattctttaaataaataaatttgtcagTTGTTATGGCTTATAGCATATTTTAAGTagttcataaatataaaaattttacttcaaagaaaataagatttagagcaaatctttaattaatttaaattatttaattttcaaaaaatgaaaaagtttgtataaattataacaaatgaaGTAATTAGAATTTGGGGCACgataaaaagaatatttggAAACTAGGGTGAAGCTAGGTGAGGTTTGTGGGTTTAaacatatttagtaaattttttttataaatttcatatttatattgaaaaattaaatagtaacTTGTAAACTcctaataaaattgatttgacaattcaataataaaaaaggaaaagaaaatttagaaatttcaaaacttttaaTACTGACTCTTCTTAGGTCGGTGATacaacaataaaaagaaaaaaattccatTGCCTTACGTGTGTAATGATTTTCAAGAATTGGTGTGCCATAGTACAGAAACAACTTGCtatattgttttgtttttttttattgagtaaCAATCATGTCTGCCAATATTATGCCCAGATGCATTGaacaattttataaataatttctcccatatattattaataattaaattaacagGACTTTTTATCACTGGCGAACATGAAATTGTCCTCTTATGTTGATCGACATATTTTCGTTCAATAATCTTCCCTTCCTTTGCATCATTCTACTCATTAATTTAATAGAGCCTATTAAGCTATATTTCTAGAATCAACAAGTCATACaaacttaaaatttcaaatttcagcTTCTTGTGCTATattttgctctttttttttttatatatattctagTCTAgataatataaatacatataaagcTACTTTTCTGACCTCATATTGGAAGTAAAAGGTATGCTAGCTTATGCAAAATATAAcaacacttagcaacaaactgtACCAAATACGAACAGACTGTACGTTTTTTCTAATGTAATATATAtgtaccaattgttgggaaaatgcggacaagcacaaaaatatatatagtaaaagtaatagaaatgaaatgggaaaataacgacatcAAGAATCTTATGTAAAAATCCTTCTCAATAAGGGAAAAAATCACGGGtcaagaggagcaattgatattactatagtaaggaattttacaatgtgtagtcacgaatacaatactcaaagtgactactacacactcaaaagaaacaacactcttttgattttcgtcttactaaaatatcgctcacactctatttttcttcacagactattttcttgtataatctatggaatacctcactttactttcaaaatggtttttctctctaacttggtgtgtatTCTACAagtgagcaagaatgctctatttatagaagaataaaaccatgcctatgtcactaatgacatatgtaaatatagcaaagtcaaaaatggttgcaaattttaccaatttaccaactaccaaatcttttattttcaactccaattactatttttttttaacaagctAAAGTTGATTAAAAAATAGGATGGATTCAACACCAATAACTCCTGTTCTGTAACGTCCCATCTTATATATTCATGCGGACATATTTTGTCGTATGAGAAATGTAATTTTATGCGTATGAATCTTATTTTGTagttttcactatttttttcaaGGTGATTTAAGATGTTAAATGTTGTAGAGTTGAAAAAATAACAGTAATACGATAAAATCAagagaataagaaaaaatacaGTAAAGGCCACATGAATAGTTGAAGCAACTAAAGTTAATtgtgaatatttttattattttacaaatcagtaaattcattttaatattttaataccTTTAAATCGACTGAACAAGCATTCAACACAAGAAGCCGATTACTTAAAACCTATGTGTATGTTGATATGGGTATGATTCATTATTAGTGTTGTTGGCCTTGATCTTCTAAAATAGATAAGTCAACTATGTAATTTTAAGAAATGAATGTCCctctattattttgtttttgctttGTTATAATTTTCGATTCACAATcacatgtttttattaatgtattattttctttatcatatattagttattcatttttttctttatatgcttatttgaaaaattataaaaattaaaaggataAGATTATCTATTTACCCCTTAAaaacttgtttaattttttaaaaaaaacgcAAGGTAAATTTGATTAATTCTAGATTGGTTTtgtaaattgataaataaataatttgagacaattatttaaaaaaaatataaatatctaacaCGAAAGAAAGagaataatttattatcatCTTATTCATTTTAGAAATACATTGAACCATCATCTAGTGTAATATTTCCTGAACAAACAAAGACGAAAAGCCTGCAGAGTACATGGGAATTAAGCAGGGTGGCATCTTGTGCATAAACTAGTGTACAAACAGACAATGCACGACGCACTCATCATCCAAGAGGCCATAAATTGCAGATGATAAAAATAGGGTAGCTAAATGCTTTACCTATACGTTCATCCATTTTACTTATCGTGCTTGTGAAgtatatataattcaaaataaatataattaatttttgttttgatttttgtctttatttacaaattatagattatttaatgtttttttcagtataaattaaaatatgataaaaaaaaatattaagtgggATTGATTTATGAACCTTCTCAAACGGCTGAAAATGAGGCATGAAATGTAGTCATTTAACGCCTCACATTGAGATAGCTCGTGTTTCGAGTCACCAAGAAAGCCGTGCCTTTTCCTTTACatctcttctttttgttgaCATACTATTATTACCTTCCATTTTTAATTCGAAAAAGGGCTTCAAATTTCCTTAAAGTactgaaaatggtacaaaattatccttcatccacctattggctccaaaatgtccttttcatccatctattggctccaaaatacccttatcatccacctttgagttcaaaattgaccacttatttaataattttaaatttaaactatttatatattttttaaaatacatgatGCTCAACTATTggtaacaatttaatttatttgtatcatttataaaccaactcactacccactcattactaattaaaccccacccaattaataatccaactattatatcaaaatcgtcataaacactactaaaacacgatgaaattatagattcctgaaagtgacatccaaaattattcgagttcGAATTAAACCCCCAATTAAATTTGTGTTGAgtcgcttatttaggaggacactttcaataggattctctttcaagattgaattagaaatttatggtTAAATGTAAAGAATTAATatatcccgaattaattcatgcacttttttaaaatatacttttacaaatatttatgatttgttttaaaacctttaatatattattttgaaaaaaaagttatctatgaagtaacatcacgtaaatgagacgtaagaataattaaaatcaacatagtcagacttttaaatTAANGTGGGGGCTTGCCTTCACAAATATACTAGTGGCACAAATTTAATGGAccatttgtaaaagaaaaatttataggaataagttatttttaagttctaattacaattatttataataCTTACACTTAATTACAAGATATAACGATACAGTATCattacaattaaatatttggggGGAAATAAGTGACGAGTTTTGCGAGATTACGAATTGAAAgtcaaagaaaaacaaaaacaataaattgtttttattttgaatgtcgattatatattatttatatgtccGATACATACGGTTACGTACTCCCGATGTATAATGTACATACAACATAATTGTATATTGTTTTTAGCAAATTGTATATTAAAAGTTGTATATTGCAAATTATAATGTACATAGAACATAATTGTATATTGTTTCATTaccaaattaaaagaaaaagttggAAAAAGTTAGTGTTATTTTtcgaaaataatataaaacagATTATTCCGCTAATTAAGGtaaatttttccttattttttgtatatgtaagTAAAAGTTGGCCGTCCATCCTTGAAATGGCAAATCTACTTCAAAGTCCAATAACCGGTACGGTAAAAGCTATGAATAAGTTTAGGTAATTGAAGAAAAGTAGATGTTTGTTCATTCAGTCAAATTTGGTTATATTCTATGTATCTACTCCACAAGTTGGTAATattgctaaaaaaaaaaaggaagttgTACACCCTTCATCCGGTATTGTTTGttatggtttctatttttaaagttaaattataaaaactttgaataacaatttaagatgcattttttcatcatattaatatgtaaaaaattgtaatttacagaatttttcgtatagttttagaatatctattttttgtttaaaatatcaaattaatatgatataatttacctttaaaaattaattaaattaatctttgataaatataatatgaCAAACATTTCTGTACGGAAGAGTAACTTTTAACCTACCACGATAGAAAAGTCTTAATCAAGTCTTGTGTCCAACATGATTCCCCTTCTCgtggtttttttcttttttttcatatataatacattCAATATCTatattgaaatttgattaaatttcagTTTACAACGAAAAAAGTGTTACACTAAAAGTAAAGTACTTTCTAGTAAAGACTACTatccacaaaaataaaatatttaattaagaataaaaaaatatttatcactccACTACAACTATTGATCTTCCTCTTTTCATGGGTAGTGTACCCATTGTTGAATGTTTTGGCTATTCTAGAACATTctaatattattgttgtaatGACACTCTACCCTCTAGAAAATTAGCACACCAACTTTCATGTTCTATATAAATGAGATTGTAATATTCTATATGCATCCATCGTAATAATGttcgataaatatatattttaacgtATCAAATGTACTATGGTACATAAAACTAAGTGCTTTTATATGTAATTGATATATGTTATTTGTATATTGATAGATGATTGCAATTATTATTAGTCGATCAACACACatattgataaaaaaacttACTTGAATTGGTTGTTTCCACGAAAGAATAGGATGACAGGTGACAAATACCTTTCTTGtcaaattactaaaattatataattcagAAAAGAAGTTTTTAAAGTGTTTTACGGAATTTTTTGGTGAAAGAATAGCCATTCATGTTTGTTTGAGTCATCTAATAAGTGTTTTTgcaaatattttgaaagaataTATCTGAGTGAAATTATGTAAGAAAATAGCTactgattttaatttgttatatatgaattttttattggaTAATGTTGTCCTAAAACAGCAACGTTATTTGTTTATGggagaaattattttttccagCCTGTGCTTGGTAAACGAAAAATAAACGAATTACTGCTACTATTCAAAAATAGTTAGCTCTTCTgtttaatacattattttgaaGTTAAAACTTGCATAATTCTGctctcaagtcaccttttttggaatttaaagttatttttaaacatatattttatttgattttttttttgaattgattaaatttataattaatcaaacaaatattttaaggtgattttcaaatataatttataaccaaacgtttatttatttatcaaaaacttAGATCAAACATATTCATCCACTAAAATAAACACGTTCAATAATAAGTCCAACCGTTGAAATAAGTAGCATTTTATTCTCGTAAATTGAGCAAATATACCAACTTTCAATTTTGTCTTTACAACATGATATTCTTGGCATTTGCGTAAATATGTACAATACTCACATTGTAACGCTATAAGTTACGATGTCCGACCTCTGCTTTGTTTTGATGCCAAGAAGTTACTATTTATAGAAATGGTATATATTGTAgaagttaaaattatttcacATTAAGAGAATactttttgttgtgtttgataaaataatacatttacGATAAACGGTAAATCTAAAAGACATATAGCAAAATGTGACACTGATTTTTGTCtttaattattagaaaaattaaattgacaagtgttaaaataagttaaagcTTATggtaaaataatatgataattttatttttgattttgatcataaatttgaattttgaatataagaataaaattatgttaagagaattttttcttaatcaaatcttacatataattatgtaaattaaaattaatcaaataaaaattaaaactgaaattagaaacaaaaattgtgaaatgaccttaaaagttaaaatattactccttagtaaaggaaaaaataatctTGAATAAACAGAAGTTAgaaatgctttttttttttagtgaaaTAATTCTACTattcacaatttaaaataattaaacgaTGAAACAATAACGgataatcataagaaaatta
This window encodes:
- the LOC107014709 gene encoding subtilisin-like protease SBT1.5, with the translated sequence MAIFSFLLFCLSFLVFNGSVSSTANDLIRTFIVHVQHDAKPSIFPTHENWYESTLTSLTADTQSLEIGANRIIHTYSNVFHGFSVKLSTLDAQKLEDFDGVLGVIPEQVRHIQTTRSPEFLGLTSADSAGLLKESDYGSDLVIGVIDTGIWPERKSFHDRDLGPVPAKWKGECVAGRDFSATSCNRKLIGARYFSSGYEATNGKMNETIEFRSPRDSDGHGTHTASIAVGRYVFPASTLGYARGVAAGMAPKARLAAYKACWSSGCYDADILAAFDAAVADGVHVISLSVGGVVVPYNLDAIAIASFAATDAGIFVSASAGNGGPGGLTVTNVAPWVTNVGAGTIDRDFPADVKLGNGRIVPGVSIYGGPALTPNRLYPLIYAGSEGSDGYSSSLCLEGSLNPNYVQGKIVLCDRGVNSRAAKGLVVKKAGGMGMIIANGVFDGEGLVVDCHVLPATAVGASAGDEIRKYISVASKSKSPPTATILFRGTLLNVRPAPVVASFSARGPNPESPEILKPDVIAPGVNILAAWPDGVGPSGLPWDTRRTEFNILSGTSMACPHVSGLGALLKAAHPGWSPAAIRSALMTTAYTVDNRGQIMMDESTGNSSTVMDFGAGHVHPQKAMDPGLIYDLTSYDYVDFLCNSNYTTKNIQVVTRKYSDCSKAKRAGHVGNLNYPSLSAVFQQHGKHKLSTHFIRTVTNVGDPNSVYHVIVKPPRDMVVTVEPEKLTFRRVGQKLNFLVRVQAEALKLSPGNSIVKSGSIVWSDGKHEVTSPIVVTMQEPL